Proteins encoded in a region of the Bicyclus anynana chromosome 27, ilBicAnyn1.1, whole genome shotgun sequence genome:
- the LOC112052525 gene encoding uncharacterized protein LOC112052525: MSSIDNIGEQKKDIMDDSGMVFDMSAQDVTMSTRVYMLDLSDDVLLYILRLCTPRDLKALGYSCSRLGSLVRERSLWRHVDARSERCSRARLKWLLEHALHADTHALMLTGYARDADGCMGLINVTRKEAENEISAYRRKESSANGCTTVCDAIHEIPIPINIDRMERHPARFFISAQRTPLPRHRCFPSWPSDGEEGRAGPQRCSGPQFTLSRPLLQQLAAKCPQLTTLALEYCNIDCSTVSICLPSWPSDGEEGRAGPQRCSGPQFTLSRPLLQQLAAKCPQLTTLALEYCNIDCSTVSICLPSWPSDGEEGRAGPQRCSGPQFTLSRPLLQQLAAKCPQLTTLALEYCNIDCSTVSICLPSWPSDGEEGRAGPQRCSGPQFTLSRPLLQQLAAKCPQLTTLALEYCNIDCSTVSICLPSWPSDGEEGRAGPQRCSGPQFTLSRPLLQQLAAKCPQLTTLALEYCNIDCSTVSICLPSWPSDGEEGRAGPQRCSGPQFTLSRPLLQQLAAKCPQLTTLALEYCNIDCSTVSICLPSWPSDGEEGRAGPQRCSGPQFTLSRPLLQQLAAKCPQLTTLALEYCNIDCSTVSICLPSWPSDGEEGRAGPQRCSGPQFTLSRPLLQQLAAKCPQLTTLALEYCNIDCSTTCLGTFPKTLKKLSLRGTKCYNMKFDKSFLFKIQDYLPILESLDVSECEWMDPATLLPLSKLSALQELIMQDCYKLAEFVAYASLTARYGFKALKSLDLRGSPVGDSEVSALGWLPQLEKLWLSARRTERARPHAHYADDVRAPHAQLHDWEACDSDETAEKPEDTKEDDKGANAASTSTGCRNDKPGCSGERPQTKPANDNKDGTDKKDNKRKSDKPTDDDSDGNDPPYKRRRTGVKISFENNTVTKKILPVIRNENGFFVFDETEENNQNNNDNNANRNPDNANDNGNANRVNVPDGGMVPPNFEFNLINPMGSIDVGNVEIDFSVVDVDDLRDNMQNRDNNRDNNRDNPDNRNNQEYRYRYKSNDNREENANPNENVRVRDGPECIVDCIKIDQLIDVSDNSGGRQNEVIVIASSARPKSEPSTSKDKKDQDVGNRENKPEDKENKQNSKPVTKNENPNSTDDKKDDKPKTDDPKPGTSKVNEGASTSKESKQPENGDKEKYVLFRKNKDPVYINCERPENMQRREPLPVQYQIEPRHHVLYVGVGPQLNTYRFPRDSSDLLRHLNYRPSHVDSSGLVTDFSVRRFGRADGEDINIIHIGPEGPMLVGQAPGSRPDRSSLRFLSVTGYRHVTDRSLLHLATAAPDLEFIDFSGTSVTDNGVENFRSLRPECDVVYSEYHNDENDKNDDKN, from the exons ATGTATGGGACTCATAAATGTGACTCGGAAGGAAGCAGAGAACGAAATATCAGCCTACCGTCGCAAAGAGTCCTCTGCCAATGGATGCACTACTGTCTGTG aCGCCATTCACGAGATCCCCATTCCGATAAACATAGACCGCATGGAGCGACACCCAGCTAGGTTCTTCATCAGCGCACAGCGGACCCCTCTACCCAG ACACCGTTGCTTCCCGTCGTGGCCCTCGGACGGGGAGGAGGGGCGCGCGGGGCCGCAGCGCTGCAGCGGGCCCCAGTTCACCCTCTCGCGGCCCCTGCTGCAGCAGCTGGCGGCCAAGTGTCCCCAACTCACCACGCTGGCGCTGGAGTATTGCAACATTGACTGCAGCACTGTGAGTATATGCCTCCCGTCGTGGCCCTCGGACGGGGAGGAGGGGCGCGCGGGGCCGCAGCGCTGCAGCGGGCCCCAGTTCACCCTCTCGCGGCCCCTGCTGCAGCAGCTGGCGGCCAAGTGTCCCCAACTCACCACGCTGGCGCTGGAGTATTGCAACATTGACTGCAGCACTGTGAGTATATGCCTCCCGTCGTGGCCCTCGGACGGGGAGGAGGGGCGCGCGGGGCCGCAGCGCTGCAGCGGGCCCCAGTTCACCCTCTCGCGGCCCCTGCTGCAGCAGCTGGCGGCCAAGTGTCCCCAACTCACCACGCTGGCGCTGGAGTATTGCAACATTGACTGCAGCACTGTGAGTATATGCCTCCCGTCGTGGCCCTCGGACGGGGAGGAGGGGCGCGCGGGGCCGCAGCGCTGCAGCGGGCCCCAGTTCACCCTCTCGCGGCCCCTGCTGCAGCAGCTGGCGGCCAAGTGTCCCCAACTCACCACGCTGGCGCTGGAGTATTGCAACATTGACTGCAGCACTGTGAGTATATGCCTCCCGTCGTGGCCCTCGGACGGGGAGGAGGGGCGCGCGGGGCCGCAGCGCTGCAGCGGGCCCCAGTTCACCCTCTCGCGGCCCCTGCTGCAGCAGCTGGCGGCCAAGTGTCCCCAACTCACCACGCTGGCGCTGGAGTATTGCAACATTGACTGCAGCACTGTGAGTATATGCCTCCCGTCGTGGCCCTCGGACGGGGAGGAGGGGCGCGCGGGGCCGCAGCGCTGCAGCGGGCCCCAGTTCACCCTCTCGCGGCCCCTGCTGCAGCAGCTGGCGGCCAAGTGTCCCCAACTCACCACGCTGGCGCTGGAGTATTGCAACATTGACTGCAGCACTGTGAGTATATGCCTCCCGTCGTGGCCCTCGGACGGGGAGGAGGGGCGCGCGGGGCCGCAGCGCTGCAGCGGGCCCCAGTTCACCCTCTCGCGGCCCCTGCTGCAGCAGCTGGCGGCCAAGTGTCCCCAACTCACCACGCTGGCGCTGGAGTATTGCAACATTGACTGCAGCACTGTGAGTATATGCCTCCCGTCGTGGCCCTCGGACGGGGAGGAGGGGCGCGCGGGGCCGCAGCGCTGCAGCGGGCCCCAGTTCACCCTCTCGCGGCCCCTGCTGCAGCAGCTGGCGGCCAAGTGTCCCCAACTCACCACGCTGGCGCTGGAGTATTGCAACATTGACTGCAGCACT ACATGTCTGGGCACATTCCCTAAGACACTGAAGAAGCTCTCGTTGCGCGGCACCAAATGCTACAACATGAAGTTCGACAAGTCCTTCCTGTTCAAGATACAAGACTATTTGCCCATTTtggag AGTCTGGACGTCTCCGAGTGCGAGTGGATGGACCCCGCCACTTTGTTACCGTTGAGCAAGTTGAGCGCGCTGCAGGAGTTGATTATGCAGGACTGCTACAAGCTGGCGGAGTTCGTCGCCTACGCCTCGCTCACCGCCAGATATGGATTCAAGGCTCTGAAG AGTCTAGACCTGCGCGGTTCTCCGGTGGGCGACTCCGAGGTGTCGGCGCTGGGCTGGCTGCCGCAGCTGGAGAAGCTGTGGCTGAGCGCGCGCCGCACCGAGCGCGCGCGCCCGCACGCGCACTACGCGGACGACGTGCGCGCGCCGCACGCGCAGCTGCACGACTGGGAGGCCTGC gattCAGATGAAACAGCTGAAAAACCAGAAGACACCAAAGAAGATGATAAGGGTGCAAACGCGGCTTCTACCTCCACAGGATGCAGAAATGATAAGCCAGGGTGTTCGGGTGAAAg ACCACAAACAAAACCTGCCAACGACAATAAAGACGGCACAGACAAGAAGGATAACAAAAGAAAGTCAGACAAACCTACCGACGATGATTCCGATGGCAACGACCCACCATACAAACGTCGACGAACTGGCGTCAAAATATCATTCGAAAACAACACTGTAACAAAGAAAATACTACCAGTTATCAGAAACGAGAATGGTTTCTTCGTTTTCGACGAAACCGAAGAAAACAATCAGAACAATAATGATAACAACGCTAACAGAAACCCTGATAACGCTAATGATAATGGGAATGCGAATCGTGTTAACGTACCAGATGGTGGTATGGTGCCGCCGAATTTTGAGTTCAATTTGATAAATCCCATGGGCAGTATAGATGTTGGGAATGTTGAAATAGATTTCAGCGTTGTTGATGTCGATGATTTGAGGGATAACATGCAAAATCGTGATAACAATCGTGATAACAATCGTGATAATCCTGATAACAGAAACAATCAGGAATACCGTTATCGATACAAGAGCAATGATAATAGAGAGGAGAATGCTAATCCCAATGAGAATGTCAGGGTTAGAGATGGCCCTGAATGTATAGTCGATTGTATAAAAATCGATCAACTTATCGACGTTAGCGACAATTCGGGCGGTAGGCAGAACGAAGTAATAGTCATTGCAAGCTCAGCGCGTCCCAAATCTGAACCGTCGACTTCCAAAGACAAAAAAGACCAAGATGTCGGTAACAGAGAGAACAAACCAGAAGATAAAGAGAACAAACAGAACTCAAAACCAGTTACCAAAAATGAAAACCCCAACAGTACGGATGACAAAAAGGATGACAAACCCAAAACTGATGATCCGAAACCCGGTACTAGTAAAGTCAACGAGGGTGCATCAACGTCCAAAGAGTCCAAACAACCAGAGAACGGTGACAAGGAGAAATATGTCTTGTTCAGAAAGAATAAAGATCCAGTTTACATTAACTGTGAACGTCCAGAGAACATGCAAAGACGTGAACCATTGCCGGTCCAATACCAGATTGAACCTCGACACCATGTCCTATACGTAGGAGTTGGACCACAACTGAACACCTATAGATTCCCGAGGGATTCTTCAGATTTGCTCCGACACCTGAATTATAGACCGTCCCATGTGGATTCAAGTGGTTTGGTCACAGATTTCTCTGTCCGTAGATTTGGTAGGGCAGACGGTGAAGATATAAACATAATCCATATCGGACCAGAGGGTCCGATGCTGGTCGGTCAAGCACCAGGTTCTAGACCGGATCGGTCCAGTCTTCGGTTCTTGTCTGTGACCGGTTACAGACATGTAACGGACCGCAGTTTGTTACACCTGGCCACTGCAGCCCCGGACTTGGAGTTCATAGATTTCTCTGGCACCAGCGTAACCGACAATGGCGTTGAAAATTTCAGAAGCTTACGCCCAGAATGCGATGTCGTTTATAGTGAGTACCACAACGATGAGAATGACAAGaatgatgataaaaattaa
- the LOC112052519 gene encoding uncharacterized protein LOC112052519 produces the protein MNAEAKKKVDVLSEELLPYIIAEQERRVTLHKRVMTAVQNGEKGVTVAEIRGKPPLIIRKGLFYRCPANRAPKEPDGSGSLMCEEDIEPTQVMYDSCLSAEDKELYVAESKYFFCNRHKVEGPDLPRNGTTVIGCAPVERTSLNYTANKCALEDTDDVLVHYRYYPDRSYKYVTELDPDREVCEHWNPCQIGYIFSLPSPDQALLASELWHNYEDGNEEFVPPAAYNYTSSTHRVAIPEGYNFTHIEFFSPGADDIIVCMA, from the exons ATGAACGCAGAAGCAAAGAAGAAGGTTGACGTGTTATCGGAGGAACTTCTTCCATACATCATCGCTGAACAGGAGCGTCGCGTCACACTACACAAGCGCGTCATGACGGCCGTGCAGAACGGGGAGAAGGGCGTCACCGTCGCAGAGATCAGGGGCAAGCCACCGCTCATCATACGGAAAG GTTTGTTCTACCGGTGTCCTGCCAACCGAGCGCCCAAAGAGCCCGACGGCTCCGGCTCGCTCATGTGCGAGGAGGACATTGAGCCAACACAAGTTATGTACGACTCTTGTCTCAGCGCTGAAGACAAGGAACTCTACGTGGCCGAGAGCAAATACTTCTTTTGTAACC GTCACAAAGTGGAGGGGCCAGACCTGCCCCGCAACGGCACAACAGTCATAGGCTGTGCACCAGTAGAGCGGACATCACTCAACTACACAGCCAACAAATGTGCACTGGAGGACACTGACGATGTGCTTGTGCACTACCGATACTACCCGGACAGG AGCTACAAGTATGTGACAGAATTGGACCCTGATAGAGAGGTGTGCGAACACTGGAATCCGTGCCAGATAGGGTACATCTTCAGCCTTCCTTCCCCGGACCAGGCTTTGCTGGCGAGCGAGCTGTGGC ATAATTACG AGGATGGCAACGAAGAGTTTGTGCCGCCGGCTGCGTACAATTACACCAGCAGTACGCACCGCGTCGCGATACCTGAGGGGTACAACTTTACTCACATCGAGTTCTTCAGCCCCGGCGCTGACGACATCATTGTATGTATGGCTTGA
- the LOC128199658 gene encoding uncharacterized protein LOC128199658 has product MKTRLLTHRKPEKSQGTKLDESHYVIKWTADGRFATITLTFPLWSAEQYGVYLVRIQKTGVTDHWENLYYWKLSKTKASLALRSLEVVPGQKINTTSLSYRCDRCRLTSVMVRTADGNIYNMDTSRYRIRDGVDRFGKRLQFLELEVEGVRPQDFGDYFAIIQNRDGLEERVKMLTVLLEG; this is encoded by the exons ATGAAAACTCGCCTTTTG ACGCATAGAAAACCGGAAAAATCACAG GGCACAAAATTAGATGAGAGTCATTACGTCATCAAATGGACTGCCGACGGTAGATTCGCTACCATCACTTTGACGTTTCCCTTATGGAGCGCCGAACAATACGGCGTCTACCTCGTGAGGATTCAGAAGACAGGTGTCACTGACCATTGGGAGAACCTCTACTATTGGAAGTTGT caaAGACAAAAGCGTCCTTAGCGTTACGCTCCCTAGAAGTGGTCCCGGGACAGAAGATAAACACGACGAGCTTGTCGTACCGGTGCGACAGGTGCCGACTGACCAGCGTTATGGTACGAACCGCCGACGGCAACATATACAACATGGATACATCAAGATATCGGATAAGAGATGGCGTTGATAG atttggTAAAcg GTTACAATTCCTAGAGCTAGAGGTAGAAGGTGTCAGGCCTCAGGACTTTGGGGACTACTTCGCTATAATACAGAACAGAGACGGGCTTGAGGAGAGAGTCAAGATGTTGACCGTATTGT TGGAGGGTTAA